From Daucus carota subsp. sativus chromosome 6, DH1 v3.0, whole genome shotgun sequence:
ATCGTTCCTGGAACAGGGGTATCCGCTAGGCTATACCGCCCAAGTATTATTGCTGATGGTCAAAGGCTGCCTCTAGTTGTCTACTTTCCTGGCGGGGCATATATGATCTCATCACCTAGGTTTCCTGGGTATCACTACTCTATTAACAATCTAGTTGCTGAAGCCAAAGTGGTTCTTGTTTCAGTGGACTATAGAAAAGCTCCTGAACATCCACTCCCTATAGCCTTTGATGACTCCTGGGATGCGCTCAAATGGGCAGCTTCACACGCCTCAGGTGCTGGTTCGGAGTCTTGGCTAATAAACAACGTTGATTTCAACAAGGTTTTCTTAGCAGGAGACAGTGCTGGCGCGAGTATAGCCCACCAACTGATGTTTCGTAGCAAGAATATGGAGATAAAAGCAGCAGGGATGAAACTTGTTGGGATGATCATGATCAACCCTTACTTCTGGGGTAAAGAGCCTATTGGAGCTGAACTTACCAACACTGTTCGCAAGGCGCTTGTTGACAATTGGTGGGCTTTCGTGTGTCCATCCGACAAGGGAAATGATGATCCGTTGGTGAATCCCTTTGCAGAGGGAGCACCGCCTTTGAATGACTTGGGGTGTGCTCGAGTTCTTGTTTGTGTTGCGGAGCAGGACATATTAAGGGACAGAGGGGTACTCTTTTACGAGTCATTGAAGAAGAGTGAGTGGAAAGGAGAGGCGAAGTTGATTGATGTACAGGGGGAAGATCATGTCTTCCATATATTCAAACCTGATTGTGAAAATGCTGCAAACATGATTAAGGGTTTAGCTAATTTCATACACCATCAAATGTAATACTGTAATCATCATCTGTGGAATTATATCCTTCTCTTTTCGTTTTGTATACAACTTAATTATGGATAATTTGGTTTGGTGGAGAACTTGACAATTCGCGGGAAGGGTAGGTCACAAACACTTTGAAAGCACAATGAAATTGGTGATCATAAACAAGTCTACGATTCAGAAATCTAGCTTAAACAAACACATCCACTAATCTTACGGTCAAAATCAATATTAATGGAACGTGAGATATACGCAGAACACAACTGTACATGAAGGCGATTTCCAGGATTATTTGTCTGGTGATAGGGAGAAATTTTATTGGTAAAGATATTAATGTTTCTGAAGTGGATGTTATACCTGTatatccataaattaattacaaagtTGATTTTTTGAAGGACTTGTGTTCAATCTTTCCAGAAGAACCAGGACTTCTAAACCCGGGGTAGGCAGCAAACTTGACCAAGCCAAGTTTTTGAAGGGCCAAATTTGCTCTTAATTCACTTCGCTAGTGAGATTTGACCCCTTAACTGTGATAACTCCAAATCGCGCCCTAAACATGTTAAGATTTTGGTgcacttatttgttcaatattgCATACTTGATCTCTTGAtcaatattatgattataaGATTATTAGCCAGTGCATACTAAAAACTGAAAGATGTCagtatacctctttaacaaatGTGAAGCTCAGAATGTCAGGTTACAGATTAGCAAAAAAACTATTGAAAGGAATGTCAGGAAACAGTTTGATCTTTACTATTCACCGCTATAGACCTATTTACAGCTCATAGTTTTGCCTTTATAATACATTCAACAAGATAACAAACATTGTAATGTGTTTTTCTACGGATTTCACTTATCATCCACAACTTCTAGGCCAGTTGAGTTTGTAACAAGAGATATGTAAGACAATCATCCTTCAAAGACTATGGTTCATTCCCATTCAAGTCAGTGTTCTGGAAAACGTTATGTATAAACTTTTCCAAATCACTTCATAACGAAATTCTGTACAGGAactaatatttgttattaacaTCAAACATCGTtgcagaaatcgggaatcgaaACTAATTGGTTGACCTACCGATTCAGGATTTATAGGGGATTTTTAGTCGAATCAAATTATAATCAGTAAATTCATGACTTTTTTTTCAAAGATTGATCGGGAATTTTTAGGACACTGGCAGCAAAAAATAAATTGTCGAATAAGGAGTAACCAGAAATATATACTCGTGTACGTAATGGCATGCGGATAGCGAGTACTGAGCAGCTCTTTTTGCTTGTCAGTGCTGCCCCAGCATCCTGGATAACTGTGTACCCCTTTACATTAGTCAACAAACGACTGCTTGTTATGCTTCATCTTTTTTGTTTAATGACAATTCCATTTTTATtccaaatatattaatgttcaGTTATTTAGTTAAGCTGTTTGTTGTCACAGTGTACAAACgatattttagtaaataaattGAGAAATTACATTTGTGCTGGTAATTTGCTTCTGTTGCTTTGATCCTTTGGAAGCCAATTAGGTTTTAGAAAGAAGCAAAATGCTGCAGTACACCCCACAAATTTTCTATAGGATACCAGAATAAAAAATCAATACATGCAGTTCCTAATCAAATAACTGCCGTGACAATGAATCTGCAAATGTTGTTGTACAACACTATGatataaatctaaataaatCTAAAAGTGCAGATGATCAGCTTAAATTTATGCTGTTTCATAGCACTCCTTTTAACTGCACAACAAGATCTCGCATAATAATACTGCTAAGTGAAATCTCTGGTTTTGACATATCCAGGAACATCAAACTCCTATACACATGTTAAGCAGGGAAAATTCATCTCCGCGAAAATCCAAAGCCATTTGCAATTGCATGAACCGCAGGATTGAAGGCCAAACGTCCCAGAATACCTTGTTTGTAAGGCAAGAACGTTTTCTTTTTCATGTCCTCTGCCACTGCCCTGTTCATCGTGTAATGCAACTCATGAGCGGATATTGGTCCCTTTCTTTTTGATCTGGATGTTGAAGTTCCTGAATTATTATCTATGGACCTAAAACTTGAGCTCTTAATATCATCATGTTTCTTAAACAAAGAGGCGTACTTCTTTATTGGATCTGCTTTATTTGATGCACGTCCTTCTGATGCACTTCGGAACAAGAAAAAGTCCTTCAATTTCCACTTCTTGAGGCCTTTTAGGGAAGAAGAAGAGAGAGCGGAAACAGATGATATTAAACTTGGCTTTGAAGCCGAAGAGGGTTCTTTTGAGTTTTTCTGGTGATTCTTCTGTTGCAGTCGATGTTCTTCTTCCCACGGATATTCAGAAACCCGCATAGGGGAGAGTGATCTTGTTGATCTGTGCCCTGACCTTGACGAAGACAATGAAGATACTGATCTCTCTCTTCCCCTGATTTCACTATCTCCTGATTTTTCAGCTCTCGCGCTTCTTTCAGTGGAAAAATGAGGCCGTGGCCTAATTTTGCCACCATCAAAAAGCTCATCAGCCGAGAGGGAGCCCGTGTCCAGCTCCTGGCTTACATCAAAAGCAAAATCATCTTCACAATGGTTCTTGTTCATCTTCACTACTGATTTAGCTATTCCTGGCTTTTCCTCCCAATCAAACGGCACAGCTAAAGAAACACTATTTCTTCTAACATCACTGACCATGCTATTGTTGATCAAGAACTCATCAAGCTCCTGGTAAAACTGAGATATCTGCCCTGGACTCGCGGGAGTGCTGAAGTAGTAATCCTCTATACGTGCAGGTGAGGAAGGAGCAGTGAACAATGGGAAAGCCGCGGCGCTGTAGCTAGGCATTATCACCTCAGTTTCTCCCATAGTTGTGTCCTCTTTCGGCCTAAACTGATAGAAAACAATGTGAAGAAATTCTCCAGACTACATTAATATAGAGACTAATCAAAAAGCTGGGGAATTGAGTGATGGTATATAAGAGGGAAAAAGAGAAGTAGCAGAATGGGAGGCAGAGTTATTGActgcaaaaattcttttcttCTTAGCCGCCTTTTATTACTTTTGTGACCATCTTGTGGCTCATCCTTTAATTTTCAGGTGACACTGGCTATAAAGGTGACCACATGTGTTTatgaattttcttgaattatatcAGCTGGAAATCGAAAAAGCTAGCTAAATGAGTAAAACTTTGTTCAGTTGTATAAGATGTTGCATGCATAATGAACTTTGTCAGTTCTCTCTTAACATACATGTTTTTATCTTCTGCCATGCCCAGATTGTTAGGCGTGATTGCTGTACTTCTTTTAGGCGTGATTGTTACTTCTTCTAGATAACATCTAGTCTCTGCTAAAAATACCTTCTTCACCTAATAATGAAACGCAGGCACATACGTGCCTAGGGACGGGGATATATATACAACAATATCGATTCTGCTCCCGTACTTACAAACTCGAAACTAATTTCCTAAATTATTCTACACGATAATGAACGGCAGACATGTTTGTGTGTTGGGACGGGATCTACTATAATCTCAATTTTTGTCTCATTTAATGAACTCTGAAACCAATTTCTTAATATATTCTACAAGAGAATGACTGAATGAGATTAATGGAAATTCGaggatatttatttttgttatcaaaattaatatagCGTAAACAAATTGTAAATATACAAATCCATGTTCAAAATGAGCAGAGCAGTTCGTCATTTTTAACACCGCTGCACAGTGGTCCAAATTGCcctatcatttttattttttctttttctttctgatAAGTAAAACCCCCTGTTTTCCAATTCTAACACCAAATAGACGACTGAGTCTGCAAGACAAAGTGGTTCTGAAGTCAGCTTTGGGCCTTCGGCAACAAGAGAAGTCAGTCTCCGAGAGTCCGAGCAGTAATGATAGCGCATATCGAAACTTCTCTAAATTTTCTATTGCTTGAAATTCATGGTTCCCGAGAGGTGGAAGAACCtaattgttactccctccgtcccaatcaattctatacagtttcctttgtgggacgtcccatcatttctatacattctaaatatagtaacttttaataatataaaacactattacacccacttctttcttccactatctccattctataataatataaacactattacacccactattttcctccactatctcaaatctatcattaaatataaatgggtcccaccactttactcacttttcatctcactttactcactttttacactttttcttggtctccgtgtccaaatcaaatgtatacaatctaccgggacggagggagtatgtttggttggggtgaatgaatttgGTAGGAATGAAACGAAATTTTGAACAATGTTACAGGAAAATTATGAATTTCATTTCTTGAGATCACACCCTCCTAATTTGGGAAGATTGCTTCATTCCTTCCTATACTCATTTTATTCTTAAACTTCATCATAACAATTTGTACTTagctcaattttttttcaatactTTCCTTCcatctttattattttcatttatctttagtcattccattccatccttCCACgtcaaacacaacataaaagtTTTTTGTAagctaaaaattaaaatttcaaatacatattatTACAATTACAGTTTTTGTAAGATCAAATCATGATTTCCTGAGAAACGGGTAAGAACCAACTATCTTCCGTCTCTTTTCCAAAAATTTAACGCCAAAGCTCGATTAACTTGACCCTCACAAGcaagattatttttatttcaaaattaagagAGTATTAATCCCGTAGTTAATAAACATCAAGTGCCACTAGAACGTAACATACTGTGTATTTAATTGTAATTAAAGAATTATCTGTAACAGCCTTTATTGCGTCCAACACACCTCTGTTGCATGTATGCATGCTTGCCCTATATATACGAAGAACTCAAAatgtatcaatatatataatcatttattattaACAAGCATAACACTTGGTTTACAAAGAATAAGAATATGAAGAAGAACATCTTGGCTTGCCTAATTCTTATTAGCATTTTCACTTTCGCCATTAGCTCTAATGGAGACGACTCCATAGCTGACTCTGTTAACAACGATGGCCCAGCCCCAGGTACTTGTAAAAAGTGTTTGCATGTcgcaaatttaaatatttgtcaCACAGCCAGAAATTGATAGCCCAGCCCCAGGTACTTGTAAAAAGTGTTTGCATGTcgcaaatttaaatatttgtcaCACAGCCAGAAATTGATAGATCTTATTTTCATTCGGATTCTATATTTTCGGCAGATTTTGCAAGCGGTGCAGGAGCGACGAAACAATCATGTGTTGTGGGGCGTTACCTGATGTTTAAGTGCGTGCAGAGCCAATGTCAAAATCTTTGTCAGCAGCGTTTTGGTCAACAGATCAAATCCAAATGCGAAAACCACAACTGTATTTGTTATAAGTGCTGAAACTAATCATCTCAGTGTTAGTTAGTCCTTTTTTAACGTCTTTTATATGAAAACTGATCACAATGCTAGCAGTTCTCTATTTCCTTTTCCAACAGAAATTTTGATCATTGAGATATTGACATGCCTTTAATATTCCAAATATGATAATTTGAATTCCAGATATTAGTTTAGTTTAAACTATGTAAATCAGAAGCTTTGACTCGCGAACTCCAAAAATTTTGGAAGAAAGACATCACTCATGGGATGAATATACAAATCTCGCTGCTCACATACTTTGGCCTAGCCTtacattttgaataattatgAGATCAACTGTACATGAATAGCCAAGAGaaataaaactaattatctGAATTTCGATGGAAATTCAGAAGGTTGAAGCTTCTGA
This genomic window contains:
- the LOC108225281 gene encoding probable carboxylesterase 2, which codes for MDNTFSVDPREAEVAHDIPPWIRVYKDGTVRRLSGYEVCDPGLDARTRVLSKDVMIVPGTGVSARLYRPSIIADGQRLPLVVYFPGGAYMISSPRFPGYHYSINNLVAEAKVVLVSVDYRKAPEHPLPIAFDDSWDALKWAASHASGAGSESWLINNVDFNKVFLAGDSAGASIAHQLMFRSKNMEIKAAGMKLVGMIMINPYFWGKEPIGAELTNTVRKALVDNWWAFVCPSDKGNDDPLVNPFAEGAPPLNDLGCARVLVCVAEQDILRDRGVLFYESLKKSEWKGEAKLIDVQGEDHVFHIFKPDCENAANMIKGLANFIHHQM
- the LOC108225496 gene encoding uncharacterized protein LOC108225496, with protein sequence MGETEVIMPSYSAAAFPLFTAPSSPARIEDYYFSTPASPGQISQFYQELDEFLINNSMVSDVRRNSVSLAVPFDWEEKPGIAKSVVKMNKNHCEDDFAFDVSQELDTGSLSADELFDGGKIRPRPHFSTERSARAEKSGDSEIRGRERSVSSLSSSRSGHRSTRSLSPMRVSEYPWEEEHRLQQKNHQKNSKEPSSASKPSLISSVSALSSSSLKGLKKWKLKDFFLFRSASEGRASNKADPIKKYASLFKKHDDIKSSSFRSIDNNSGTSTSRSKRKGPISAHELHYTMNRAVAEDMKKKTFLPYKQGILGRLAFNPAVHAIANGFGFSRR